A window of Miscanthus floridulus cultivar M001 chromosome 12, ASM1932011v1, whole genome shotgun sequence genomic DNA:
acgtaaatcacaaacaaattcactaacctaactatcctaaatcagtaagtatcctaaatttgacaaattatcataaatcaataataatcataaaacactaactatcctaaattactgactatcataaatcactaattatcctcgatcactaattatcctaaaataataataatcaaaataacatgaaatcgagaggaaggtaccttaggagctgacggccttgacgcgccggcgttcgtggcccGGCCGGCGCGGGCATTGCGCAGCGGGACTGGCCGGGCGCAGCGTGGGCGGGCGGCGCGGGTGCTGCGCGACaggagtggccgggcgcggcgtaGGCGGCCGCGGGAGCTGCGCGGCGACGGGGCAGaggcggctggcggcggcggggcagaggcagcggcgggcgggcgggcagggcagCGGGCGGCCTCGCTGCGGGGTTTTATTTGACGCAGCGGCGCCAAGCTCCGTGACGTGGCATTGCCgcgtcaagatcggtggcgcggcaggacctgccccgtcagcggtcagcagACCCGGttaccgccacgtcagccctatgCCGCGCCACTGTGTATGACGCGACACAGGCATTTGACCGCGCCAGGGCAacaggcgcggccaaaagtgttagtttaaaaaaaaactggtcatattaaatttaaaattagtttcaaaaaaatattaaaattaaaaaaaaatctcaggGCGCTCCCCGGAAGCCGGGGCCGGCGGGGCTCGTTACTTCCCCCGCGGCGCGAATTGACGCGCAACCACACGGCACGGCGCGCCTCTCTCTCGCTCTCAGCGAACAACAACGCCACCTGCGTGAGCGCGACCACCAGCATGCGGGTGCGGCGGTGTGGAGGCTCTGGTACGGTCTCCCATTGCCATCCGTCTTTTGCCCGCGCGGCACGGGGTTTTGGGTTTGGTTTTTTGGTTTTCTTTCGTTCTTCCGCACAGTCGCACGCACGCGCGCGCCTCGGGCTAACGACGTCGTCATTTTTTTTTCCCGCCGGGCGCCTGGTGCTCTGTATGTGCAGCTAGCAGGAGGACCGGGGCACCGGGCAGCGCGCGGGTCAAACCCTGGGTGTCTCGTCTCCTGTTGTTGGGAGGATGGCAGGTGCGGAGATCTCAGGTAGGAGTGGTGggtttcccaaaaaaaaaaagacaaaaggtACATCTCGGTCTCCTCCGTTCCGTTGGTCTAATCTCATTCATAGGCCGGCGGCCACAGCAACGGTCAACCATGTCCGTCCGTGCGAGAGTTTGAAGCGAGTTTTGTTTCGGAGGTGGCACTGTGGCAGTGACCAATGAGTCGAGTAGCCAGCCAGCCAGTCAGCGGTCGTAGATCACACCTTCCTTGCCTGCGTCGCTGCGTGCCAAGACTGCCAGCCCGAATTTTTGGAAGCGGCTATAACTTGGCTAGAAGAGCTGCTACGAGGGGAAGAAATACAGGCCGACGATACGAAGAGGCCGCACACTACCTGGTGGGTGGACGCCATTTGCTCCATGTCAACTTTGTCACCAATGCGTGATAGTCAGTCAGATCACCGCTGCTGCTGGTGCCAGATATGCATGATTGCACGAGTGTCGATCGCTCCGAGTCTGAGCTTGATAATCGGCAGAATTTGGCACCGTTTTTCTTCCTTATTTCTTTGTGTCCTTTCGCCAATCATCAATTCCAAAGTCGAGTACCGGCACCAATGCGATGTATTACTCCATGTTAGTAGTACGAGACCTATGCATTAGCACCAATACTTCCATTCTTGATCAACGTCAAACGATAGTGCGTCCGTCCATCCGAACGGCTTTTCTATTTTAAAAAACAAACTGGACGTCCGTTCATCCGTCGTGCCCTTATCCACTGCGCTCGTCGTCCTCGCCTTCACCTGTGTTTAGTGGCCATCGTCCTCCATCCTCGACAGCTCCGGAGCCCGGTCCGCCGCCGGTCGGGCCGACACGACCACCCATCAGCCGGATCAGAaggtccaccaccgccgccggcccTCCTCTGTCCAGGCGGACGCGACCTCACATGTCCCCTATagccgtcgtcgtcctcctgcCCGCGCGCTCATCTTTCTTGCCTCCGCCCGCACTTCGTGGCTGTCGTCCTCCATCCTCTGCAGCTCCGGCGGCCGGTCCGCCGCTGGCTTGGCCGACATGACCTCCCATCGGCCGTCGTCCACCATCCTCGGTCGCCGGCTGGCCGTTCCCCTGCTCTGCGCTGTGTCGTTcggaagaagggtgaaaaacgcatgttgcaagtctatgttttaagtgtttcagatgtttcataggtatgctacatgtgtttcatgtggatgttgtaaaagtagaccgggatgttgcatatgttgtaatgatTGTACACGCATGTTGTAAGCTTATGTTCTCAATGTTCCATCtgttttccagacgtatgttgaaagtgtgtttatttggatgttgtatatgtttcacacatatgttgcgagtgtttttatctggatgttgcgtatgtttttgcATGGTTTTaaatgtttttgcaagtgtttcagattaatgtttcaagtatttcatttgCATTTATACATATGTTACAAGGGTTGTATCTTAATGTTTTAAAAGTAAATCGGGTGCTAcatctccctcctcgccttcTGCTGCCTCGTCTTGGTGCCTCCTCCTTCTCCCGACGCCGGTTGGgtatccgccgccgcctcctcctcttcTTGACGCTAGTGACGTTCGGAGCGGCACGGGCCTCGCATGGCCTCATGAAAACGGCACGAAAAAAGAACTACAAGCACGGGCGTCCGGACGCCCAAACATCGTCTTGGTTTGAAACGAAACATCACACAAACATAGTAGGAGTCTTAGGTTAAGTTAAATCCATACCCATATATGCGACCTTTCATGAGCTGCTCATGTCAGGTTTCTTTATACCATGATATGCTCAGGTGAAATATTCGCAGAAACGGAAACATATTTTTAAATTACTAGTCGCTCTCCATGTGCACTGTGCACGCCATCGCTGGCTGTCGTCGTCTGCACCATCCGTCCCGCCCAGTGAATGATCCGCTCCGCTGGAAACGAGCAGCCTGATCGGCTGGGCTTATATGATCGTATATAATTGTGAATTATaagttaaaataatatttttttcttacataAATAATTCTCGATCATTTACGATGAAACGAATACGCTGGAGAAATGAAGACGGGGCAGGCGGGGCGCGATTGAATGCCCGCACAAGAGCCGAGCCGAGATTTATGGGGATAAAAGGAGCGAGTCGGAAGGAGGTATGGCGATGAAAGTACAGTGCCAACGTCTACCAGTACCGCCATAAATGCACCTGCTGGCTGTGGACCTCTCATCcgtctcctcctctcctctccctctcgccTTCATCATGTGGCGTGCGCCCGTGCGTCTGGAGTCTGGACGGCGTCGCGCCCGTAACCGAAACGTGCTGCCGTCGCGCGGCCTGCTTGCCCCGGCCCGGCCGCTTGACTTCCCTCCCCTCGCCGGACGCCGCTCGCCTCGCTCCCTTCCCTCCGTCAACGTCGCTTTTAGGAGGAGTCGATTTTCGCGGTTACCATGCGCGCGGTGTGCTGCACCTGCACGGGTTTGTGCAATTGACCACGTACGTACATCCGAACACGACACGACTCGTGAACTGGCATCGCACGGTGCTGCTGCACGGCAGCATGGTTCCCGTATCCGATTGCTTACAgcatgtttggttggctggttcgtattgttgctgattcatgaagaagtactgctggttggtttgcgtgagagaaaaatactgttctgactaaaaatttacgatcgtttacgacaagccacagccaaacgaacaggctgttaatTGTTTTCATACTCACTCCTTTTCAAATTTAAGTCCACTTAAGTTTAGACCATCTCTAGTGATGGTCAAAAGTGAATatggtcatatatatatatgacccACGCGAATCAGTAGAGAAGGCAAACCATAGAAGAGGAAGAATAACCAAACCCCTGCGTTCAGAGTAAATGAACTCTTAGAATTATGCTATATCAAATTAGCTTGGGTTTAACCAACTTTATTGTAAAGAATAATGGCATTAATAACACTGAATGGAtagattataaaaatatattaacattttTTTGAGAGGATAAAAATATATTAACTATGCACGGAGTAGGACTAGTATCTAATATtactaatttgatgtcataaatattagtatttttctataaaattgAGTTAAACTTAAAATAATTTGACTTATGACAGttctagaagttgatttatttttaaatgaagaAAATATTGAAAAAGAAtaagccccacatgtcagctagACCATGCCATTTGGTTTTCGCTCTCGCTCATCCAAACCCATCCTCCTCTGAGTTTTCTTATATTGGCCGATTCAAGCATGGACCTATGTGTTTGGGTAGGGTTGGTTCAAGCTGTTACAttattgttgtctttttctgatGATAGGTTGAGTCACCAGTAAGAAGGATATTTGATCAAGTTTAACATCTAAAAGTTTAAAAAGATACCTTGCTAGGACGTATTTGTTGTGAATTTAATGAAACTAGTTCGATATTATCGATGTTGATGCATTTTcttttataaatttgatcaatGTTTGAATGAAACTAAAAAATTTCACAGGAGATATACATAAATATcataggaaaaaaaaaacagaaaacaaCAGAATTCCCAACAACGCAAAAGGGCCCGTAAACTAAAATTTCAGTAGAGGGAGAGTCCACTGTACATATAATTGACGAATGTCTAGCACTTTTTTTAATGTATATATAACATGGTTCACGTTGGAGTAATATGTTGTAACTACTATTTTCTTCGCAATTACTATTTTCTTCGCAATATAAATGTACATGGTTCTTCTATGTATTTGACAAAAAAAATGTGGGTAATGCCTCCAGCGTATTCAATGACTTGAAAATCCCTCTATTTTTCTATAAAACATATATTTTTCCGTGACATGCTATTTGATGTGATAACCATTACTATGTTTGATATATTATTATACTGATATATAGTACTACTCGAAAAATACGAAATGCAACATTCATGAAAATGAGAAATCAAtaattaggctgtgtttagttaggtgaaatttaagaatttggctactgtagtactttcgtttttatttgacaattaatattcaatcatggactaattaggctcaaaacgttcgtctcgcgatttccaatcaaactgtacaattaattttttttcgtctatatttaatgctccatacacatatcgcaagattctatgtgatggctactgtagcactttttaggaaaactTTTCAAAACTAAACAAGGCTGATAGGAGAACTGTAGAGGCTGAGGAAGCGCAGATCATGGGATGGGATGGGTCATGGGAGCCCAATGCGAGGACATGCAATTTGGTTGGCAGTTTGTTACCGAGGGCTGGGCTGCTCACCTCACCTCCATCGCTCGCTGCTCTCTGATTGCTCCATCCATCCATTAACTCCCCCTCTTTATTGTGCATGCATGCTTTTCTCCTTTATAACTCCTGCCgcgctagctgcctctccaccgCATCGACCGGCCGGACTCTCCCGACGCGCCCCCAGTGCACGGCCCCGCCACGCTAGCCTTCAGCTCCCAGCAAGCCCCAGCTCCGCTGCGCGCCTGCAGTTCCGGCCATGAGACGGGCCGGAGGAGACCAGCAGGGCGACGGCACGACGCCTCGGTCCGCGGCGGCCGGGCAGGCCATGGTGGAGCTGCAGGCCAACGGGTCGGCGGCTGCCGCGGGGGGCGCCATGGTGGTGGGGCTCAGCCCGCTGAGCGAGACCCTGTGGCGGGACAGCAAGGCGCTCCCGCCGGGGGCCGGCCCCGCCGCGCTCATCGGCGACGTGTCCGCCAGGCTCACGTGGAAGGACCTCTGCGTCACCGTGGCGCTCGGCCCCGGCAAGACGCAGACCGTGCTGGACGAGCTCACCGGGTACGCGGAGCCCGGCTCGTTCACCGCGCTCATGGGCCCCTCCGGGTCCGGCAAGTCCACCCTGCTCGACGCCCTCGCCGGCCGCCTCGCCGCCAACGCCTTCCTCTCCGGCGATGTGCTCCTCAACGGCCGCAAGGCCAAGCTCTCCTTCGGCGCCGCGGTACGTGACCTTGCTGCTTCCCCAGTCCTCACTTAAGGTCCTAGCTAGATCATGCAGCACTCTCAACTGGGAAAAATAGAATCACTGTTCTATTTTTTAGCACCAAACACTCCGGGCTACTACTTCAGCCAGATCATCCATATATAGGAGTAGGAGCTAGCAGTTCCGTTAAGGGTTTCTTAGGTAGGATCTGTTCAAGTTCGAAAATATCATCCATATATAAATCATATTTGAAGGTATATATCCGGATCTGGTAATCTACTTGGTGTCAGTAAAAAAATCGTTGCTAATTAAAGTgtggtgtgtgtatatatatatatatatatatatatatatatatatatatatatcattctggTTTTTTAAGACCTACCACTACGCAGCTACACTTAAGCTAAAATATTGTTTCGGCTAATTGGTGTGAGTAAAAAATACCATTCTATTTGAAAATACTGTTTTACGTAAACAGTGTTTCTGTGAATGGGCTGGCCAGCCACCCGCCAGCCGAACATTTGGTAGGGCGGCAAGGTGTTATTAGCGACAGATCACAGATACACGTCCGATCCAATCGATTCGGGTCTTTTTTTCGCATCCGGCCAAGATGTTGAAAGCACGTACGGCTACGCTATGCATACTAGAGCTCCGGCGTGTAATGCAGAGTTTGGTGCGCGGATTTAATTCGCCCTCGATCGGTTGGTCGATGGCGCTGGCGTCTCCCCTTCCAATTCATTCGAACATACGGAGTAGGTCGTACTACGTACTGCTAGTACGATAGTATCGTATTTTTGATCTCATCAATAGGGCCTTGgacgaattttttttttgaaaatggtactgtagcactttcgttattatttggtaattagtgtccaatcataatttaattaggcttaaaagattcgtcttgtaaatttcgtctaaattgtgtaattagttttattttttatttatatttaatgcttcaggtatgcgtccaaagattcgatgtgatgaaaaatcttaaaaaattttgcaaaattttgggaactaaacaacaCTCGATCCAGAGGCGAAAAAAATGGCGATCGATATCGTCCTGTGCTCTGCTGTCAATACATATGTCTGAAGCCACCTACACAGCATAAATACTGACAGCTGGGTTTTCTCTCTGATCCTGCTGCGAATTTATGGTGATACGAACCGTCCGGCTGTGGCGTTTGGGCCTGTCTCACCAGCAGTTACACGCAACGCGATCCTGCACAGGCCCAAACGCATCGGTTTTCTGGCTAATTTAGCTCTGATTTCTAGTTAGATTAGAAAGTGGACGGACCCTTTTTTATGGGAGAGTTTGTACTAGTAGTAGTGTAGAGCCGCTGGAGGCCGGAGACTGATCCAGAGGCGTTGGTACCGTGTGCTTCTGCTTGCAGGCGTACGTGACGCAGGACGACAACCTGATCGGGACGCTGACGGTGCGCGAGACGATCGGCTACTCGGCGCTGCTGCGGCTGCCGGACAAGATGCCGCGGGAGGACAAGCGCGCGCTGGTGGAGGGCACCATCGTCGAGATGGGGCTCCAGGACTGCGCCGACACCGTCATCGGAAACTGGCACCTCCGCGGGGTCAGCGGCGGCGAGAAGCGCCGCGTCAGCATCGCGCTCGAGCTCCTCATGCGCCCGCGCCTCCTCTTCCTCGACGAGCCAACCAGCGGCCTCGACAGGTGAGCAGCACGTGGTGCACGGCGGCAAAGTGCGTGTGAGCCTTCAGTGTCTGTTGGTGGTGATTACCGCGGAGGCTAATTAACTTAGCTCCTGCGTGGCTGTATGTGTGCAGCTCCTCGGCGTTCTTCGTGACGCAGACGCTGCGGGGCCTGGCCAGGGACGGCAGGACAGTGATTGCTTCCATCCACCAGCCCAGCAGTGAGGTGTTCGAGCTCTTCGACATGCTTTTCCTGCTATCCGGGGGCAAAACCGTCTACTTCGGCCAAGCATCGCAAGCATGTGAGGTAGTAATTCTGGATTCTTGCCGGTATTACCGCGAGATGCTGAATGCATGCTTCGGCAACACTGTGACTGTTTTTTTTTAAGGAACACATCGCTGGAATTACACGGTAGATCGTGCGACTGACTCCTTGCGTTGCTCGGTTGCAGTTCTTTGCTCAAGGCGGTTTCCCTTGTCCGCCTCTGCGGAATCCATCGGACCATTTCCTGAGGTGCGTCAACTCGGACTTCGACAAGGTGAAGGCCACCCTGAAAGGATCAATGAAAACAAGGGTAAGAAGAAGCAGGTCCATGGGCAAATCAGAGACAACAAAACTTGTTCTCTGCGGTAAATAAATACTAATGACCTTTGATGTTCATGAAAAGGCTGAGAGGTCTGACGATCCACTCGATAGGATGACAACATCAGAAGCCATCAGGAAATTGGTTGCATCCTACAGCAGGTCCCAATACTACTAC
This region includes:
- the LOC136496682 gene encoding ABC transporter G family member 11-like, with the protein product MRRAGGDQQGDGTTPRSAAAGQAMVELQANGSAAAAGGAMVVGLSPLSETLWRDSKALPPGAGPAALIGDVSARLTWKDLCVTVALGPGKTQTVLDELTGYAEPGSFTALMGPSGSGKSTLLDALAGRLAANAFLSGDVLLNGRKAKLSFGAAAYVTQDDNLIGTLTVRETIGYSALLRLPDKMPREDKRALVEGTIVEMGLQDCADTVIGNWHLRGVSGGEKRRVSIALELLMRPRLLFLDEPTSGLDSSSAFFVTQTLRGLARDGRTVIASIHQPSSEVFELFDMLFLLSGGKTVYFGQASQACEFFAQGGFPCPPLRNPSDHFLRCVNSDFDKVKATLKGSMKTRAERSDDPLDRMTTSEAIRKLVASYSRSQYYYTAREKVNDISRMKGTVLDSGGSQASFLMQACTLTKRSFINMSRDFGYYWLRLLIYLLVTVCIGTIYLDVGTKYTSILARASCSAFVFGFVTFMSIGGFPSFVEEMKVFQRERLNGHYGVAAFVISNTISATPFLILICFLSGTICYFMVRLHPGFEHYIFFVLNLYASVTVVESLMMAIASVIPNFLMGIIIGAGIQGIFMLVSGYFRLPYDIPKPFWRYPMQYISFHYWALQGQCQNDMKGLVFDNQYPDQPKIPGDFILKYIFQINVDRNKWIDLSVIFSMIFIYRILFFLMIKINEDALPWIRGHIARKRMQKKGPSPTFGKTPSLRGYVVDPELGSNEG